In the Andrena cerasifolii isolate SP2316 chromosome 3, iyAndCera1_principal, whole genome shotgun sequence genome, tttcttGAGAATGGCCTACATAGGCTGACCTacatatacgtatacatataatatatgccgttttttctatttcttttttgcccCATAGCCATCAAATCAGTTTGAAAAAATCAATCACAAATACCCCAAAACGGATTATATAAGTCGCAACATACGACCTGTtcgtgtataaaatataaatgcaaTCTCCGTTCGCTCGTAATTGCCATTCGAAGACGAGTTTAATTATCTTAGACATAAAAATATAGCAGCGGGTAATATGGATAGCAAATAGAGATGGCTACGTATTGCGTTTAACGTTAGAGTTGTTAACATATTGAACGACTGAGGTTGTTACTACCCTGCGATAACAACATACAGATGCTCTTTCAATTTGCCATATTACCTAGAATATAATACGATAATAGCGTTGTGTACCTTTATAGGTTCATAAAGTTTGATTTGCTTCGtctatttaataaaatgtaaaatgtactttaattttatatatttctcgcTCCTAAATGTAACAAATCgaaaagaaataacaaaatgtaaattaagaaaatcataatgtatatatatatatatatatatatatatatatatatatatatatatacacatatatatatatatatattcacttATTCTGAAGAAATACCAATTTAATTGCGGGAAGATTGTAAACGACTTTAAAACTAAATATACGAATTTTGTTCAACAAGTCTAAATGTAACAGTTGTTGAGTGGATAAATCATTTGATATAATCACCGAATGATTATTTATGATCATGCACCTAATTATTGGCGagaaattcaaatttatatGTATAACTCTGCTGCCTGCCCAATATTTCTCCGCGTGTACATACGACGAAGTACGTACAGGATAGACCTAATCCAGACCTTATGGGACTTCTTGTCACCACCCAAACTGGGTTACCGACTCATAACTCGAGGACTGAATTCAGCGGCCTCTGTGCATCAatagcgtccaactcagcaactactctgaaaagTATTGAAATGCTGAAGGGTGTTGCGCGTGCTTGTATGTATACTAGGGCAGAGGTgggcaaacaattattttaaataaaaaattgatttcgaataaaaggCAATAATTATATTCGAAATTCATCAAATAAAAATAGCCCAGAGTTAGTTTTTATTCAAAGcgccataaataatttttttattcgacgagaattcatCCGAAGCTTCGAATAATGTTCTCACTTTCATTTGTATTTACATATATCCGAAAGTTATTTAAAGCTTAAATAACTCTGGGCGAACTTCGAGCGCCTTTGGTCAACTGCAGCgcggagttgctcggcgatgtgccatcgattatacagaaacggaatttctttacgtttcatcgtatcaatatgaaagtgacaccaatggattccttgcattctcccgattaaattgacaaaaaaattatttaaatccgactacttttaatgaaacgggCTTTAAATCCTGCGAattaattttatgcgtaatatcgTGAAATTCGTGCTGTACATCGTAAAGAATATGTacttttacttacaattagtaattcGGTTCTTAAGTGCAATTAAATTAGCCGTCATTAAAATCATGCACAATTCATTAATTATAACTAAGTAGTTGACCAAtccattattttttcaattgatTGATGCGAAACTCTGGTTAAGAACATCGCCGTACGCAGCTAATATTCTGTAGGCCTTAGAATTGACGGTATTGTCAATATTGTAATTGAAAGTGGGACCCTTCAGAAGCGAGCGCTCGACAGCCGAGAACCACGGGGCCGAAAAAGACAAGAATAGCAGTGATAGCACTAGCCATTGTGTAGGAACGGAAAAATCTGAAATTCCGCATTCGTCATCGGATCTCCACGAAAGTGACACCTTGGGCTTTCTTgatgaaaatgataccaaacctgacaaAATTTctacgaataaaattaatttgtaggATTGAAatcccgtttcgttaaaaatagtcggatttaaatcatttttttgtcaatttaatcgggagaacgcaaggaatccattggtgtcactttcatattgatacgatgaaacgTAAAGAAAATTTCGTTCCTGCATAATCGCCGATGGCACATCGCCGAGCAGCTctgcgcaagtttctggttcataTCTCCAACCTATACTAATACCCAGAccagttggaaagtggaatgcactGTAACTTGCTgcacaaaataaatttaatataaattaaaattgtcCTTTCAATTATCACCAAACTTGTTAACAGATCTAAGATTGATTAACTCGAACCTTATAGTTTATCCGGTATACACGTTGCCTGCCGGTCACCTGTCATGCAGAAACAGTAGATGAGCGGCGGTCTCGTGCACGTATGGGTCGAATTCAATGCAGTGGTAGCAACAGttctttgcgaatatctcggaaactactgCCGTgcgaatcttgatcttgataacatatccaaaaatcattgataTCGGGAGAacagaaaacttctaaataattaccgattacgttaaaatttttggttggagctaaattttattaaatttcattgaaatcaacTTGATTTTCATTGCTGATCTGTGGAGAAAGTATGATTCCCTTTGTTGCTTCGTCTTTCACGCGCTTaagctctgtttctctctcgcacggaatCGTCGACGCTATTCCTTAAGCGCTCGCCACCAGACACAATCGCAAGCCCATAGCAAGAGTCTACTGTGGTGAGAAAACCTACACGCCTTcccaagcaataaataaacaattttgtcaTAGAAAATTATTAGTTGCGTAATGAAGTGCAATGTTTCTACAAGACGCCTCGTGCCTCGAATTTTAGATCGTAAATTGTAAAAAGAACTCGTGACAATTGCGTAATACTGGTAGTCCTCTCGCAGTGAACGGCGGAAATCCCGTACGAATGGGAAACGAAaagacgccagcgccaagccaagctaACTACCTagtcaagtgaggccgcggccaaccagcatCGCTGGGGAATGGATCGTCGACGCTGGTCGGCTGCGGCCTCACTGGGCTTAGCtagttggcttggcttggcgctttcgtcgtttcgtttcccatcgtttcccatcttggcgttgattggttcgacgttgCGGCgcccatcgcgcgcatgcgtgagttCCTCCACCGCTTTTAGAGGTACGGGCGTACAGGATTTCCACCGTTCATTGCCCTCTCGTAGTAGTTTCAGAAAGCCTTTTCGCAGGCTCGTGGCACGTGCGGTACACGTCACATGGGTTACAGACGATTTCATAACCTAGCATATAGGGAAACGTAACAGTAACTCTTTATAAGGATGTTATGAGAGTTCAGTAGGAAATACGCATTCGCTCGTTATCATTCGCGGTGTTCAGCTAGACGTATGATATTTTGACAGTGGAATGGCGCTAATAAACAGGTTGCAAAGGTTATCAAGATCGATCCTCAGCGTCGCTTCAAATTGTTCAAAATATAAAAGCGACACTCCGTTGCCTTTTTTGCAGGCGGCAAGAGCAGCCTCGACGACGCAACCACTTTCGGAGAAACAGGAGTAAGTCTTTCAACTTCTTGCACTCtttgagaaaaaatttaaaaaaaattccatcagTTAAAATTTTCCGCACATTCTGCGGAGTAATTGACGAGAAAACTATAAATAACATGACAGTGAAAGTGACCTTATATAGATACAATAAACGTCACggaaattttaaggaaatcttttgaaaagtaataaaaatcaGCAGTCTAATCATTTTGGCTTACGAAGCGATATAGTTTTACTgcgtttgaaaataatttaagaaaatgaCAAGTATCTAAGGCAAGATGTAACTGCTTATTTTCAGGGTGACTATAACATTCGTCACAGCAAGTGGAGAAAGAATCAAAGCAAAAGGAAAAGTCGGGGATACTATTTTGGATATTGTAGTAAATAATGATATTGACTTAGATGGATATGGTATGTTcataaaacattttgtttttttttctctcgctaCGCCTCCCATCGCTGCCCATCACCTCGACGCGACTGCGATCAACGGATTTTGTCTCGAGGAAGAGCGAGGTAAAAGGAGTTGCGCCACGGCGAGGAGAGGCGTAGCGAGAGCCAGCCTTTGGCGTATCGCAACAATTTTGAGGATGGTAATAGATCGTTCTAAGCGACGAATGTATTTTAGTGTGCCTCGTTAAAATTGTCTCGATACCAGTACTGAACATTTTTAGTCTTCTACCAGTTACACACCTCTACTAAACTAACGTGTAATCAACATTCTGGAATTTATATAGGTGCCTGCGAAGGAACACTAACTTGCAGCACGTGCCATTTGATATTTGCAAAAGAAATTTATGATGCGCTTCCTGATAAACCAACGGACGAAGAGTTAGATATGCTGGATTTAGCGTACGAGTTGACGGACACGTAAGTTGAAAATAATTAAGCCATTTCGTATAGACGATAAATAATAGTATCTCCGTCGGAAAGCGAATATGATATATTATTTTAGTTCGTTTCTGTCGAGTAGCCTTACCAGAAACTGAATATTTCCAACTTTGCTCCACATAGAATCTAAATCTGTTCCTCTGTCGAAATCCATGAAAGTAAGATCAGCTGTATACATTTTCATACCTATCTCTTCGGGAATTTACATCCGTTCGAATTGAATGCTGAATGAGTTCACCCATTTGTAAtaccgaatttcatgttttgtTATTATTGCGATGTTATCGGTTCCAGGTCACGCCTAGGTTGTCAAATAGTAATGACTACAAAATTAGATGGAATTGAAGTAAGAGTGCCAGCGACACTTAACGATGCAAGGGCATAACCATGCTCCAAGAACCTGAACGATCATAGCGATATAATTTTTGGGATGAAAAATAATATactaaagaattttattctccgATGTAGGGCTAATGTACATTGTAAAATATCCAGATTATTTTCTACATAGTAGTAAGATGTATGCAGCTATTCATATATGTATATTGCTACTATAGTATAAATGTTGTAGAAATACGGATAGACTAGAGTGTTTATCATGTGGTACATACCGAAGAGTTGAAGTCAAAGTATGAGTCATATGTTTTTTATATGCATAACAGGTATACCATATCGATCATAAAATACTTTGTGATTTTCTTACAGAGTGCAGTCTTTTATGTACGCACTAGCGTACTGAATTTCTAGagttgtaaataaaataattcttaagaCGAACTTGGTAAAAGTCATTTGAAATATCGAGCAATCACGAACTCGCAATTAAATCGATTTGCAAAAAGTTGAAAAGAGAATCCAGATTGTTAACTAAATCGAATGAGATTACGAGACCCTGTTAATCTGTACAATTACTGCAATTAAGACTCAATCATAGTGCACGAATCTTGTTTATTCAAATCTTTTACATTCTCGATTAAGATGTTTAAATTGAACAAgcaattaaatatctttaaactgaaacattctttttatttacTTGTTTCGCTTAAGATTCTCAACTACATTGAAATACGACGCCTATATCTCTCGCAGATTTTACACTTTACAAAACCTATTAAATACTTGGTCGAACTTCAATCGTCGTTACATGatcagaataatttattttttcacccTTAACTAGGTACATACCGACCGAATACATTTATTAAATTGGTATTTCATAAGTACCAGCACATAAAGCTAAAACACTTTTTGTACTATACATGTTATACATGGACCCAACAAATAATTTAACTCATTGTATTGTCGCGTGTTACGTGTAAAAATGTTCTCTATTGCTACACTACTTACAAAGTCGGTATAAAGTATACATTACGGTGTTAGGAAATGTACATTTCACTCGCTTACCCTGCCCAGTTGGAATATAACTTAGAACGTAAGTAATACATCTGTATATTCTGTATCCCTTATTTTCTTTTAGATAATATGTACATGTACATTAACCCGACCACTATAAACGTCAACTTAACAATGTACTTTAAAAAACAAACTAATAAGAGGTTGTTAAGTTTTCATTTTACGTAGAATCATTCGATGATGAATCGTTAAGTGATCGAATTGATAAGTGATCGTAGTTAGGAAACTAGGTAAATACTTTCAAGACTGTCCATATAAGTACAGCTGTAGTAAGAGTAAATACTTTATCGAGTAATAATTTTCtaaactcttatatcatagccAAAAGGAATCTGTTGGAAAAGTGTTTTGAAATATTGAAGTGGAGAGATTGGTTGTTTTTTATATGGAGCCAAGAGGCAAACGGTACTTTTCTCATCAGTTGAATAACCCTAAGCATTTAAGTTTAAACTCGTAATCGGTCTCGAACTCAATAACTGCAACTACCAAAGGTGATTAAGCTATAGCTTGCACGAAAAGGAACACACACATAAGTATAAACAGCTAAATAGAAGAACCAAGACAGATTTACACTTGACATAAATCCATTGCAGTTCAAATCTGAAATTATGGAGGCACGTCATTACGTAATAAAGAATGCTCTGGTTTATTGAATTGCGTTCTGTTCTGCTTTCAATACCCTTAGGGCGAATGCCACTTACACCCAAATGGCCGCACGGCCCTTAATTGCTTTGTCTGTTAACGATTCGGCCTCCTATATTTTCAGATTTGCGCTCAACTAAACTTCTCAATTAGACTTCTAACAGATACGCTACGAAGAACTTGTAATCGCATGATGGCGCGACAGTCAAAATCCGAAAATCTTATTCTTTCGTGAAAGCGAAAGTAACCTAGGACTAGAGGTTTCGCATgattattaatagtaataataaaaaaatggcaAGATCCATGAGGGTATAAGTTAGTCGTTTCATTTTCAGAAATAATACCTTTTGTTTTTCGGGGCAATGCCAATGTCTCTCTTTTTTTACACAACTTCTTTTCACCCGGCTACATAACAGAAGCTTGATTTTCTTTGAGTTCGCAAGAAATTGTTTATTCGTTTCGTCTTCCTAACACGGAAGGCATTTCTATTTCTAAACATTCAAGCACTGAATGCCAACAGTCCCCGAGTCAACACGAAGCAGCAGAGCTTCGCAACACCAGACACCAACAACTGAGATTTTGGAAGCCTTATATTGACTCTACACTCGATTATCATCAACCATATATAATTTCTTGGAGCACTAGCAGCTGTAGCATCTAATAGATAATTTACAAGCTCCTAAAGACTCTTGACCCCTCGAAAATCTCAGTAAATGTCGAGAAGCCGCTGCTACCCGGGGCAGACCTAGACCAACGTGGAAAGTTCGTGGGGACTGTTGGTGGTGGCCGCGCTGCTGAGGTCCAGCGTAGCCGCTGGTAGACCGGGGCTGACGCTGCCGCTGGCTTCTCGGGGTAGATGCTGCGACCTGTTCAGCTTGTTCCCTGGGCTCGGCGGAGACCTGTCCCCCGGAGTGTCCGGCGGCGTGACGATGTTCCTGTGACTGCTGACGTTCAGGTGATTGTGCGTGGCTGTGATCGGGGCGGGGGACGAGAGCAAGAGGGGCGGGGACATGGACACGtgccggtggtggtggtggtggtgatagTACTGGGCCGGTCGGCCGTGCGCCCCGTGGCCGGCGTTCGGCTGGTTGGCCGGGGGACCGACTTTCGTGGCGCAGCCAGCGTGGTGCATCGCCAACGGAGCGcgatgctgctgctgctgttgctgctgctgctgctgctgcggctgctgctgctggtggtGCTGCTGGTGGTGCTGCAGGTGCGGCTGGCCCTGGTGTTGCTGCAGCTGCTGCTGCCTTTGCATCTGCACAGCCGCCTCGCACTGCTCGCGCGCCAACGCCTTCACGGCGTTCGTCTTCTCCTGCGAACAACAAGCAACGGCCACCTTTCAGCTTCGCGGCTGGTCCTGGGAAACGCGATCGGCTCGGCCCGGCGAGTAACGGGTCGCGGTGGGCTCGCGATGGGAATTAGAAGGTGCTTACGGTAAACGCGCGATATCGATGGGAATGCCCCGCGCTCCGTGCTGTTCGCGTAAACGACTTAATCGGGGCTTTTAAACGCGACCTCCCCCGCCGCACACCTGCCGCAGTGCAGTAATGGCACCTTCCGGGGCTGCCTTCGCGAGTCACCGCCACCGCGACGATGTGCCGCGAGCAAGTAATACAGGGTATATATACACGCGAGTATGATACTTTGAGGGTCGACAAGTCGATTTATCATTCCTTCCTGGACAATCTACTGCCGGGTCAATCGCATGGCAGTTTGCAAACACTCGAAAATAGACCGGCGAGCGAAAATACGCGCTGCTATTTATAAAATCCCGTTTCTGCGTGCAGGAACGCCGCTCGAATGCAGCGGGTCGCATAAATAAACGATCTCGGTAATATTGACCGTCCGATATGCTAATAAAGTCGCGAGCGCGATTTCGCGAGATACGTATTACTTTCGGCGAAATTATGCGAGCGCGAGCGGGTCTTCGGCGTGACTCACGGCAGCTCGCGAGCCCGTGACTTATCCCAGCTTCAACCacagaaaaagaaataaattaatttttcctattttatatgatcagTACCAGCCTAttagaatacattattgctaccaACTCAAGTTCGCAAAAATGTAGGTTAATTCGTTTTTACGCCAATTTACTAATAAGTTAAACTTAGGTCTTTTATCGAGACGAAGACGATTAATAATGGCACCTAATAACATTGCTTACCCTCTGCCACACGAAGACGTTGTGGACCATTGCGCACCCACAAAACACGATGCCAAGGCCTATAAAAACCGACGTGACGATCGCCGGTGTCGAGTGAAACTGGATGAACGTGTACAATATCATACCTGAAAGCCATTATTTAACGGATCACGGCGCGTTCTTAATAGGAGAAAGAACAATTATCTAGCGTGTACACGTGTCGTTAGCTCGGATAAACACATTTTCGTTGCGAGAAAGCAACGCTGATACATGCTCCATCTTCCAGCTAGGACCCCGATGGTGATTTACACTGATTTATATCGAACAAACGAGACGAGACACGATCTGTAACCAGAGCACACGCTTCTTACCAGTTAAAAAGACAGGAATGCTAATGAAAAAGCCTCCGACAGCGCATATACGGCTGATGGACGATTTTTGCAGGTACTTGTTACtcctgaaacaaagaaaaatcgaAGGGAAAGTGAGTTTCGCGGTTCCACGATAATTGAACGAGTTATGGAGGAACGAGTTTCCCGTCCTATCGGCCCTGTCACATCCCAAATATTCTGTGTAGACAGACCGACGAATTTCAGACACGGTTGGCCTGACGAGAGATACGTATCAAACATTTCTATCGAGCGCTCGCTTTTTGGGAGAAACAAGATTGCCCTGCACAGTACTAACGGTACAATCTTTATaggtttatttagcaattttttctttggcatttattatacatctattgaagattacaaaaaattttttaacaaaatgttgGTGCTAGGCCGCTGCGCGGTGGgtctcttaaaatttttaaataaacctacGGAAGAGCAAAGGCGTTGATCTTTATATAAACGTCCATTACGGTCAGGTCCACCGCAAGTGGTACATTCTACTAATTTCACCAACGACCACAAGTCGCTTCGCCACAAACTCTCACCTTCGTTCTCAGGAAATTAACTAACGTCCCGACTCCCCTATCATCGAATTTCCAGATAACGCATCAGGGATCGTTCGAAGAAGTCTGCTCGGGACTAGCGAGTAGATTTACGATCGCGATGGAAACACGACTGGATGGATGTTACCCAGTCGCGACTAATCTCTCCTTGCTGGGAACACTGTAGCCAGAACCAACGCACGAACCTCGTTTCCTCGAATGATCATTCTATGTTCGCCGTAAGTAGCCTAAAGAGGTCCATCGACTCTTTGATCCCCCAAATTCTGCGGCATTCTGGAACAGATTTCTATCAACCAGTTGAGACGTTCTCGTTGGATCAAAGGAAACGGTAACTTCCATTAATTTTCACTTCGAAAAGTCTATCTCGCGAAAGAGAAGTTCCATATGCAAATGAATTGAAATTTCTGTATCCGTTTAAAAATTTCCATCGACGCACCAACTCTCCTCCAACGTTCACCCGTTTCTACGCGTTCAGCGTGTAGGCTGACGCGACGTTTGCAAAAGGAAGGCGATTTCTTTGGAGCACGAATGTCGACCGGAGCCAAGCGGTCGAGGAGAGTGTCTATCGGGCCGAGTCGCTGGTTCTGGCGCAAAAACGAACGAATCCTCGACTACGTGCTGATTTTAAACAAGCCTCATCCGAACGGGCACAATGAGGAATTCCCACGAAGCCGTTGCTACCACCCTTTTCGAGGTCGGCGACCTCTTTGGATACGTTTCAAGTGCACCGGTACCAATGAAATCATCCTAGACTAATTCCTACGCGCCTTGCCTTCCCAACAGTTACACGGCCATTATAAATTTAACCTTCCGCCGTATACCTACGTGTCCCACCAGCGCTCCCGCGAAACAGTCGCTGCTAAAACTGTCGAGTACTAACATAGCGAAATGACGCCGCTATCGAGGATCGAGTTTTGAAAGCTCCCTGGTCGAAATTCCCATGTTCGATTTCTCCTCCGTAGTTAAGCCAATTTGCTTCTGACTTGAATAGCGATCCGCTTTGAAAAGGTTCCTTCGCGGCAGATGAAGAGAAACGTTGTTATTCCGAGGGCAGTCGAGTCGCTAAGCAATCGCGTGTCCGTTCAGCATTAAGATCCGAACCGCCgattttcatattaaatatcGGGCGGCGCTTTGACCTGCATTTCGCGCGCAATAAAGGCTCTCCGCGCTTTCTACTGCTTTTTAACAATAATGCACCTTTCCAGTGAAAGGTGTCGCTGCTATTTACAGCGGGAGAGCGATGCCTTCAGTTCGCGTGTTTAATCGATTTATGATATCAGATGgctgagaaaataaatttccatcgaGTCACTGTGCCCGTGTCACCTGTTCCTCTCCGTTGAACGAGGCCTCGTCGATCTCGGCAAGCAAGGAGAGTCCCTCGCCCTTTGATTGGGGGTACGAGGCCTCCATTCATGATTACAAGACGGGTACGCGAGGCGACGACGACACGAGGGCAGACAAAACCGTCTGAGCCTATTCAGCCTATTCAGCCGTCAAATAGTTTCGCTCGAGGAGATGAATGGAGATAAGGATCGGCAGGGCTGCTCTGCCTTCCGCGACAATCATATTTGCTAAATCCTCGTCCACTGGATATTTCGGAGTCGTGAAAACTTCAGGCTGATTAACGAAGCTGCGATAGGAGTTACGAGGGTGAGTCGATCAGAGGACGATAAAAGCTGCTCAAAGATATCGTTTTCAAAGTAAGGACTctgtaagaaaaaaatatacctggattttattccttaaaaaattttttttaatcagctaatggaattttattgaatttacattaaaaatatgtttatcgCAAAGATGCACCATTTAAGCACGAGTGATTCCaaagaagaattattattatctttaagTTATAACAAAGTAATATTTGGTTCTCGACGCTTCTATCGCTGGTCATCTAGTAAGCGTCCAGACACTTCCTTTATACAACTCGATACGAGCCATCGAGACTTCCCTGGAAAACCTGGCGTTCGTGGAGACCAAAGGAAACGGAAGGAACACGCGAAATCCCTAGAAACGTTCGCCTAACGCCAAGAACCGAAATACCCTTTGAGCTCGTCTATACTTACGAGCAGGATCATTAATTGACCATAACGACTGCATTCGCGGCCAACAGTCACTGACCGACGACGCTTTTAGAGAAACGCACGGAAAACCATGCGTTTTCTTCCTCTCCTCGTTCACCTTCTATTTCTCCTCCTAATCGTTAATTAAATCATCTTTAGaagaattaagtaaaataaaattatttgggGACGGAAACAATAGTATCCTGTGGCGGACTGGCCAGGGTGGCACCCTAGGTGGGTACTTTTTTGCCACTTGTGtatttttttgaaacttttatttacttgttataaacgTTAAATGAT is a window encoding:
- the Fdx2 gene encoding adrenodoxin-like protein 2, mitochondrial Ferredoxin 2; amino-acid sequence: MALINRLQRLSRSILSVASNCSKYKSDTPLPFLQAARAASTTQPLSEKQEVTITFVTASGERIKAKGKVGDTILDIVVNNDIDLDGYGACEGTLTCSTCHLIFAKEIYDALPDKPTDEELDMLDLAYELTDTSRLGCQIVMTTKLDGIEVRVPATLNDARA